In Aquabacterium sp. OR-4, the DNA window GAGCGGGCGCGCCACCAGGGCGCGGCGCTCCTGGTCGAGGCCGGCATGCTCCATGCCGTCGCACAGGGTGGCGTGGCGCTCGGCCACACCGTTCTCCAGCGCCTGGGCCTGGTCGCTGCTGGCCACGCGGCCGCGGCCCCACAGCGGCCCGGTGGGTTGGCCGGCCTCGTCCATCAGGTCACCGGGTAGGCTCTGGCCCCACAGCCCCTGCTGGATGCGCAGCGCCAGCACCTCGTTGAAGACGAAGGAGCGCACCGCCGACAGGTAGATGCCCTTCTTCTTCGGGTTGCGCACGCGGATCTCGCGCGCCAGCATCGCCCGGCCCTGCTCGACATTGCCGCCGTCAAAGCCGAAGCGCTGGGCGCCAAAGTAGTTGGGCACGCCCTGCGCGGCCACGGCGTTCAGGTTGGCCTCGATCGCGGCACGCTCGCCGATCACCTCGCGCAGCACGATGCGAAACCGGTTGCCCTGCAGATCACCGGGGCGCAGCTTCTTGATGTGGCGGCTCTGGCCCAGCACCTTGAACTCGGGGTGCTGCAGCTGGGTGAGGTCAGGCGTCTCGCCCTTGGGGAGGTAGATGCTGAACCACTGCCGCGTGATGGCGTAGCGGTCTTTCAGGCCGGCATAGCCCACGTCGCGATCCTGCACGCCGGCGACCTGCGCCAGCTGCTGGGCCACGAAGGCGGTGTTGGCGCCGTTCTTCTCGACATCGAGCCACAGGTGCTCGCCCGCGCCGCTGGGCGGCTGCAAGGGCAGCTCGGTCACGATGAAGTCCTCGTTGAGGCATTTCAAGCTGGCGCTGGCGCCGCTGGCCGGATAGGCGCTGGGCCACAGCGGCAGGCGGGTGTAGAGGGCGTGGGTCATGGGGAGCCTGGCGGCGGCAGCGGTGGAACGGACGGCAAGTCTGGCCGGGCCCGGAGGGCTGGCAGCCAGGCGCCGATTCTCGCCGTGCCGGCGCGAACGCCCGGCGCCATCGGCGTGCCTGGGGGCATCGTGCGCGTCGGCCTACGGCAACAGCTTCAACCCCAGCTCTTTCAAAAAGCCGTTGTGCGTGTCCTTCGCCGC includes these proteins:
- the truD gene encoding tRNA pseudouridine(13) synthase TruD; this encodes MTHALYTRLPLWPSAYPASGASASLKCLNEDFIVTELPLQPPSGAGEHLWLDVEKNGANTAFVAQQLAQVAGVQDRDVGYAGLKDRYAITRQWFSIYLPKGETPDLTQLQHPEFKVLGQSRHIKKLRPGDLQGNRFRIVLREVIGERAAIEANLNAVAAQGVPNYFGAQRFGFDGGNVEQGRAMLAREIRVRNPKKKGIYLSAVRSFVFNEVLALRIQQGLWGQSLPGDLMDEAGQPTGPLWGRGRVASSDQAQALENGVAERHATLCDGMEHAGLDQERRALVARPLEMSWDWPQADRLVLGFALPAGNYATAVLNEILRTAEPERHAENEPEGADSSP